Proteins encoded in a region of the Pseudomonas putida genome:
- a CDS encoding DEAD/DEAH box helicase encodes MSFASLGLSEALVRAIEAAGYTQPTPVQQRAIPAVLQGRDLMVAAQTGTGKTGGFALPILERLFPAGHPDKSQRHGPRQPRVLVLTPTRELAAQVHDSFKVYARDLPLVSACIFGGVGMNPQIQAIAKGVDVLVACPGRLLDLAGQGKVDLAHVEILVLDEADRMLDMGFIHDVKKVLARLPAKRQNLLFSATFSKDITDLADKLLHNPERIEVTPPNTTVERIEQRVYRLPASHKRALLAHLITQGAWEQVLVFTRTKHGANRLAEYLEKHGLTAAAIHGNKSQNARTKALADFKANSVRVLVATDIAARGLDIDQLPHVVNFELPNVEEDYVHRIGRTGRAGRSGEAISMVAPDEEKLLKSIERVTKQRIQDGDLMGFDASQVEAEKPEVRERPQNSGRGGRNQQGRGEGGKDANGGRKDKGKDKGKAKQQAAEKPADKENSGDKQQQPRKPRDKKPRQQQQASSNSVPKVPADRDPEEFLDDDVDNFGNRADYVSPYQGKNQGRNRRPGGGAGQGQNSGQRSNAGGQGQARSGGQQRSGGSGGGGEKRPARANNGGGARRDGGGRGRPARDDAARQEPAVRNPRQPEKQPVIIRKESKLDRYPTPEQLDDVPTRPRGERPALLTRKG; translated from the coding sequence ATGTCCTTTGCTTCCCTCGGTCTCTCCGAGGCTCTTGTCCGCGCTATCGAGGCTGCGGGCTACACCCAGCCGACCCCCGTGCAACAGCGGGCCATTCCCGCCGTGTTGCAAGGCCGCGACCTGATGGTTGCCGCACAGACAGGTACGGGTAAAACCGGCGGCTTCGCCCTGCCGATCCTCGAGCGCCTGTTCCCGGCCGGCCACCCCGACAAGTCGCAGCGTCACGGCCCGCGCCAGCCCCGCGTGCTGGTCCTGACCCCGACCCGCGAACTGGCAGCCCAGGTGCATGACAGCTTCAAGGTCTATGCCCGTGACCTGCCACTGGTCAGCGCCTGCATCTTCGGCGGCGTTGGCATGAACCCGCAGATCCAGGCCATTGCCAAAGGCGTTGACGTGCTGGTCGCCTGCCCAGGCCGCCTGCTCGACCTGGCCGGCCAAGGCAAGGTCGACCTGGCCCACGTGGAAATCCTGGTGCTCGACGAAGCCGACCGCATGCTCGACATGGGCTTCATTCACGACGTCAAGAAGGTCCTCGCCCGCCTGCCGGCCAAGCGCCAGAACCTGCTGTTCTCGGCCACCTTCTCCAAGGACATCACCGACCTCGCCGACAAGCTTCTGCACAACCCGGAGCGCATCGAGGTCACGCCGCCGAACACCACTGTCGAGCGTATCGAGCAGCGCGTCTATCGCCTGCCCGCCAGCCACAAGCGTGCACTGCTGGCACACCTGATCACCCAGGGCGCCTGGGAACAGGTACTGGTGTTCACCCGGACCAAGCACGGCGCCAACCGCTTGGCCGAGTACCTGGAAAAGCACGGCCTGACAGCCGCCGCAATCCACGGCAACAAAAGCCAGAACGCCCGCACCAAAGCCCTGGCCGATTTCAAGGCCAACAGTGTGCGCGTGCTGGTCGCCACCGACATCGCCGCCCGTGGCCTGGACATCGACCAGCTGCCGCACGTGGTCAACTTCGAGCTACCGAACGTCGAGGAAGATTACGTTCACCGCATCGGCCGTACCGGCCGTGCCGGTCGCTCGGGCGAAGCCATTTCCATGGTCGCGCCAGATGAAGAGAAGCTGCTCAAGAGCATCGAGCGGGTGACCAAGCAACGCATCCAGGATGGCGACCTGATGGGCTTCGACGCCAGCCAGGTAGAAGCCGAAAAGCCTGAAGTGCGCGAGCGCCCGCAGAACAGCGGCCGCGGTGGCCGCAACCAGCAGGGCCGCGGCGAAGGCGGTAAAGACGCCAACGGCGGCCGCAAGGACAAGGGCAAGGACAAAGGCAAGGCCAAGCAGCAAGCTGCAGAAAAGCCGGCCGACAAGGAAAACAGCGGCGACAAGCAACAGCAGCCGCGCAAGCCGCGTGACAAGAAGCCACGCCAACAGCAGCAGGCCAGCAGCAACAGCGTGCCGAAAGTACCGGCCGACCGCGACCCGGAAGAATTCCTGGACGACGATGTCGACAACTTCGGTAACCGTGCCGACTACGTCAGCCCGTACCAAGGCAAGAACCAAGGCCGCAATCGCCGCCCGGGTGGCGGTGCAGGCCAGGGCCAGAATAGCGGTCAACGCAGCAACGCTGGGGGCCAGGGCCAAGCTCGCAGTGGCGGCCAGCAGCGTAGTGGCGGCAGCGGTGGTGGCGGCGAAAAGCGCCCTGCCCGCGCCAACAACGGTGGCGGTGCCCGTCGTGACGGCGGTGGCCGTGGTCGCCCAGCCCGTGATGACGCAGCCCGGCAGGAGCCTGCCGTGCGTAACCCACGCCAGCCAGAAAAACAACCGGTGATCATCCGCAAGGAATCCAAGCTCGACCGTTACCCGACGCCTGAGCAGTTGGATGACGTGCCGACCCGACCACGCGGTGAGCGCCCGGCCTTGTTGACCCGAAAAGGCTGA
- a CDS encoding YceI family protein, which translates to MLKKTFAALALGTALLSAGQAMAAEYKIDKEGQHAFVDWKISHLGYSFIHGTFKDFDGNFTWDSAKPEASKISVDLKTASLWSNHAERDKHIASADFLDVKKYPEAKFVSTAVKSTGEKTADVTGDLTMHGVTKPVTFKATFNGEGKDPWGGERAGFNATTTLNLNDFGIKGPGATSQTLDLDISVEGVKQK; encoded by the coding sequence ATGTTGAAAAAGACTTTTGCCGCTCTGGCGCTCGGTACCGCTCTGCTCTCCGCTGGCCAGGCCATGGCTGCCGAGTACAAGATCGACAAGGAAGGCCAGCACGCGTTCGTTGACTGGAAAATCAGCCACCTGGGCTACAGCTTCATCCACGGTACCTTCAAGGACTTCGACGGCAACTTCACCTGGGACAGCGCCAAGCCTGAAGCCAGCAAGATCAGCGTCGACCTGAAGACCGCCAGCCTGTGGTCGAACCACGCCGAGCGTGACAAGCACATCGCCAGCGCCGACTTCCTCGATGTGAAGAAGTATCCTGAAGCCAAGTTCGTTTCTACTGCCGTCAAGTCGACTGGCGAAAAGACTGCTGACGTTACGGGCGACCTGACCATGCACGGCGTAACCAAGCCGGTCACCTTCAAGGCAACCTTCAACGGTGAAGGCAAGGACCCATGGGGCGGTGAGCGCGCTGGTTTCAACGCCACCACCACCCTGAACCTGAATGACTTCGGCATCAAAGGCCCAGGCGCTACTTCGCAGACGCTGGACCTGGATATCAGTGTCGAAGGTGTGAAGCAGAAGTAA
- a CDS encoding cytochrome b: MQLRNSPSRYGVVSIVLHWGVALAVFGLFGLGLWMVGLDYYSPWRKAGPDLHKSIGLVLLAVMLLRVVWRFISPPPPAPANHGAVTRLAAKLGHLALYLGLFAVMAAGYLISTADGVGIPVFGLFEVPALVSDLPDQADVAGVIHLWLAWGLVIFAVLHALAALKHHFIDRDATLTRMLGRKA, translated from the coding sequence ATGCAACTGCGCAATTCACCCTCTCGCTACGGCGTGGTCAGTATCGTCCTGCATTGGGGCGTGGCGCTGGCAGTCTTCGGCCTGTTCGGCCTGGGCCTGTGGATGGTCGGTCTCGACTACTACAGCCCCTGGCGCAAAGCCGGGCCGGACCTGCACAAGAGTATCGGCCTGGTTTTGCTGGCAGTGATGTTGCTGCGGGTGGTCTGGCGTTTCATCAGCCCCCCACCTCCGGCGCCCGCCAACCATGGCGCGGTCACACGCCTGGCGGCCAAGCTGGGCCATTTGGCCCTGTACCTTGGGCTGTTTGCGGTGATGGCGGCCGGTTACCTGATTTCCACCGCCGACGGCGTCGGCATTCCGGTGTTCGGCCTGTTCGAAGTGCCGGCACTGGTCAGCGACCTGCCCGACCAGGCAGATGTGGCGGGGGTGATTCATCTGTGGCTGGCATGGGGCCTGGTGATTTTTGCCGTGCTGCATGCCCTGGCAGCGCTCAAGCACCATTTCATCGACCGTGACGCGACCCTGACCCGTATGCTGGGCCGCAAAGCTTGA
- a CDS encoding flavin monoamine oxidase family protein, with amino-acid sequence MAAAWVRLCALVLIGVSSGAALAKDKTPTAIVVGGGLAGLTAAYELQNKGWQVTLLEAKAGMGGRSGLATSEWIGNAKAQPVLNQYLDRFKLETLPAPEFVRTPGYLIDGEYFSATDLATKQPATAEALKRYEKTLDDLARSIDDPLNPQANSTLFALDQINVSTWLDKLQLPTTARQLVNQQIRTRYDEPSRLSLLYFAQQNRVYRGVSDRDLRAARLPGGSPVLAQAFVKQLKTIKTSSPVTAIVQDKDGVTVKVGSVGYQADYLVMAVPLRALAKIQMTPGLDSQHLAALKGTNYGWRDQLMLKFKKPVWESRARMSGEIFSNAGLGMLWIEPALKGGANVVINLSGDNARLLQAFGDKQMVDQVLIRLHAFYPQARGAFTGYEVKRYSTDAGTGGAYLAYGPGQISKYWRLWERPVQRITFAGEHTDALYPGTLEGALRSGQRAASQAQDLLAGKSFDPAKAAPVAAAAAGSAAAKASKGGFFSNMFGGSSDKADKPDAAPAKAESKPVDEAKQDKPGFFKRLFGGADTPEVKAEPIAKAEAVAPAPAPAPQTAPAPVAPAPAVKEAAAKPAATKAAPAKHAPTHKPVEAKKATAKSEPAKKAVANTQAKAG; translated from the coding sequence ATGGCTGCTGCTTGGGTGCGCCTGTGCGCGTTGGTATTGATTGGTGTGTCCAGCGGCGCCGCGCTGGCAAAGGACAAGACGCCTACGGCAATTGTCGTGGGTGGCGGCCTGGCAGGCCTGACGGCCGCCTACGAGTTGCAGAACAAAGGCTGGCAGGTAACGCTGCTGGAGGCCAAGGCGGGCATGGGCGGGCGTTCTGGCCTGGCAACCAGCGAGTGGATCGGCAATGCCAAGGCGCAGCCGGTGCTGAACCAGTACCTGGACCGTTTCAAGCTTGAAACACTGCCAGCGCCGGAGTTCGTGCGTACCCCCGGTTACCTGATCGACGGCGAGTACTTCAGTGCCACCGACCTGGCCACCAAGCAGCCGGCTACCGCCGAGGCGCTCAAGCGTTACGAGAAAACCCTCGACGACCTGGCCCGTTCGATCGACGACCCGCTGAACCCGCAAGCAAACAGCACGTTGTTCGCCCTCGACCAGATCAACGTCTCCACCTGGCTGGACAAACTGCAACTGCCGACCACCGCCCGCCAGCTGGTCAACCAGCAGATCCGTACGCGCTACGATGAACCGTCGCGCCTGTCGTTGCTGTATTTCGCCCAGCAGAACCGCGTGTACCGCGGCGTCAGCGACCGCGACCTGCGCGCCGCGCGGCTGCCCGGTGGCAGCCCGGTGCTGGCCCAGGCCTTCGTCAAGCAATTGAAAACCATCAAGACCAGCTCGCCGGTCACCGCCATTGTCCAGGACAAGGACGGCGTCACGGTAAAAGTCGGCAGCGTCGGCTACCAGGCGGATTACCTGGTAATGGCCGTGCCGCTGCGCGCCCTGGCCAAAATCCAGATGACCCCAGGCCTGGACAGCCAGCACCTGGCCGCGCTCAAGGGTACCAACTATGGCTGGCGCGACCAGCTGATGCTCAAGTTCAAGAAGCCGGTATGGGAAAGCCGCGCGCGCATGTCGGGCGAAATCTTCAGTAACGCCGGCCTTGGCATGCTGTGGATCGAGCCGGCGCTCAAGGGCGGCGCCAACGTGGTCATCAACCTGTCCGGCGACAACGCCCGCCTGCTGCAGGCGTTTGGCGACAAGCAGATGGTCGACCAGGTGCTGATACGCCTGCATGCCTTCTACCCGCAGGCCCGTGGTGCCTTCACCGGTTATGAGGTCAAGCGCTACAGCACCGACGCCGGTACCGGCGGCGCCTATCTGGCCTATGGCCCAGGGCAGATCAGCAAGTACTGGCGCCTGTGGGAGCGCCCGGTGCAGCGCATCACTTTTGCTGGCGAGCACACCGACGCCCTGTATCCAGGCACCCTGGAAGGCGCCCTGCGCAGCGGCCAGCGTGCGGCCAGCCAGGCCCAGGATCTGCTGGCCGGCAAGTCGTTTGACCCTGCCAAGGCGGCACCGGTCGCAGCGGCGGCGGCGGGTTCGGCGGCCGCCAAGGCGAGCAAGGGTGGGTTCTTCTCGAACATGTTTGGTGGTTCGTCTGACAAGGCTGACAAGCCTGACGCGGCGCCTGCCAAAGCTGAGTCGAAGCCTGTCGATGAGGCCAAGCAGGACAAACCTGGCTTCTTCAAGCGTCTGTTTGGTGGGGCGGACACGCCCGAGGTGAAGGCAGAACCGATTGCCAAGGCTGAAGCAGTGGCGCCAGCCCCAGCGCCTGCTCCCCAAACCGCGCCCGCCCCGGTCGCGCCTGCACCTGCAGTGAAGGAAGCGGCTGCCAAGCCTGCGGCCACCAAGGCGGCACCGGCCAAGCATGCGCCGACGCACAAACCTGTTGAGGCCAAGAAAGCGACAGCCAAGTCCGAGCCTGCGAAGAAGGCTGTGGCCAATACCCAGGCCAAGGCTGGCTGA
- a CDS encoding adenosylmethionine--8-amino-7-oxononanoate transaminase, whose protein sequence is MGLNDQWMQRDLKVLWHPCTQMKDHEQLPLIPIKRGEGVWLEDFEGKRYLDAVSSWWVNVFGHANPRINQRIKDQVDQLEHVILAGFSHQPVIELSERLVAMTPAGLDRVFYADNGSSCIEVALKMSFHYWQNVGKPDKKRFVTLTNSYHGETIAAMSVGDVPLFTETYKALLLDTLKVPSPDCYLRPEGMSWEEHSRNMFQAMEQTLAEHHASISAVIVEPLIQGAGGMRMYHPVYLKLLREACDRYDVHLIHDEIAVGFGRTGTMFACEQAGIRPDFLCLSKALTGGYLPLAACLTTDKVYQAFYDDYPTLRAFLHSHSYTGNPLACAAALATLDIFEQDNVIEANKALATRMATATAHLADHAHVAEIRQTGMALAIEMVKDKTGKVAYPWQERRGLKVFEHALTRGALLRPLGNVVYFLPPYVITPEQIDFLAEVASEGIDIATRDSVSVAVPANFHPDFRDPG, encoded by the coding sequence ATGGGCCTCAATGATCAGTGGATGCAACGCGACCTCAAGGTCCTGTGGCACCCCTGCACCCAGATGAAAGACCACGAGCAGCTGCCGCTGATCCCGATCAAACGCGGCGAAGGTGTGTGGCTGGAGGACTTCGAAGGCAAGCGCTACCTGGACGCGGTGAGCAGTTGGTGGGTCAATGTGTTCGGCCACGCCAACCCGCGCATCAACCAGCGCATCAAGGACCAGGTGGATCAGCTGGAACACGTGATCCTGGCCGGTTTCAGCCACCAGCCGGTCATCGAGTTGTCCGAGCGCCTGGTGGCCATGACCCCGGCCGGCCTCGACCGGGTGTTTTACGCCGACAATGGCTCGTCGTGCATCGAAGTGGCGCTGAAGATGAGCTTCCACTACTGGCAGAATGTCGGCAAACCGGACAAGAAGCGCTTCGTCACCCTGACCAACAGCTATCACGGCGAAACCATTGCCGCCATGTCGGTAGGCGATGTGCCGCTGTTTACCGAAACCTACAAGGCGCTGCTGCTCGACACCCTCAAGGTGCCCAGCCCCGATTGCTACCTGCGCCCCGAGGGCATGAGCTGGGAAGAGCACTCGCGCAACATGTTCCAGGCCATGGAACAGACCCTGGCCGAGCACCACGCCTCGATCAGCGCCGTGATCGTCGAGCCGCTGATCCAAGGTGCAGGCGGCATGCGCATGTACCACCCGGTTTACCTCAAGCTGCTGCGCGAGGCCTGCGACCGCTACGACGTGCACCTGATCCACGACGAGATCGCCGTGGGCTTCGGCCGTACCGGCACGATGTTCGCCTGCGAGCAGGCCGGCATCCGCCCAGACTTCCTGTGCCTGTCCAAGGCCCTGACCGGCGGTTACCTGCCGCTGGCCGCCTGCCTGACCACCGACAAGGTGTACCAGGCCTTCTACGATGACTACCCGACCTTGCGTGCGTTCCTGCATTCGCACAGCTACACCGGCAACCCGCTGGCGTGCGCAGCGGCGCTGGCGACCCTGGACATCTTCGAGCAGGACAACGTGATCGAGGCCAACAAGGCTCTTGCCACGCGTATGGCCACAGCCACTGCGCACCTGGCCGACCATGCTCACGTTGCCGAAATTCGTCAGACCGGCATGGCCCTGGCCATCGAGATGGTGAAAGACAAGACTGGCAAGGTTGCCTACCCCTGGCAAGAGCGGCGTGGCCTGAAGGTATTCGAACACGCCCTGACCCGCGGCGCCCTGCTGCGGCCGCTGGGCAATGTGGTGTACTTCCTGCCGCCGTATGTGATCACCCCGGAGCAGATCGACTTCCTTGCCGAGGTGGCCAGTGAAGGCATCGACATAGCCACCCGCGATAGCGTCAGCGTTGCCGTGCCGGCCAACTTCCACCCCGACTTCCGCGATCCGGGCTAA
- a CDS encoding 16S rRNA (uracil(1498)-N(3))-methyltransferase — protein sequence MRLSRFFIDAPLSLGEHDLPEAQAHYIGRVLRMAPGDAVQLFDGSGQEYLGQLLEVGKKTVRVSLDQAFTGQADSPLHVHLGQGLSRGERMDWAIQKATELGANEITPIVSERCEVRLKDERADKRLAHWRQVAISACEQCGRSTLPVIHPPVPLTEWLSSTQADLKLVLHPVAEPLTSHAKPAGLAFLIGPEGGLSEAEVEQAKAAGFHAARLGPRVLRTETAPVVALSVAQQLWGDF from the coding sequence ATGAGACTGTCCCGCTTCTTCATCGACGCCCCCCTGAGCCTTGGCGAACACGACCTGCCCGAGGCCCAGGCCCACTACATCGGCCGCGTGCTGCGCATGGCCCCCGGCGACGCCGTGCAGCTGTTCGACGGCAGCGGCCAGGAATACCTCGGCCAACTGCTTGAAGTGGGCAAGAAAACCGTGCGTGTCAGCCTCGACCAAGCCTTCACCGGCCAGGCCGACTCACCGCTGCACGTGCACCTCGGCCAAGGCCTGTCGCGCGGCGAACGCATGGACTGGGCGATCCAGAAGGCCACCGAACTGGGCGCCAACGAAATCACCCCGATCGTCAGCGAACGCTGCGAAGTGCGCCTGAAGGACGAACGTGCCGACAAACGTCTGGCCCACTGGCGCCAAGTGGCGATCAGTGCCTGCGAACAATGCGGGCGCTCAACCTTGCCGGTCATCCACCCACCCGTGCCCCTAACCGAGTGGCTGAGCAGCACTCAGGCTGACCTGAAGCTGGTCCTGCACCCGGTGGCCGAACCGCTCACCAGCCATGCCAAGCCTGCAGGCCTGGCCTTCCTGATCGGCCCCGAAGGCGGCCTTAGCGAAGCCGAAGTCGAACAGGCCAAAGCCGCCGGTTTCCACGCAGCACGCCTTGGCCCACGCGTGCTGCGCACCGAAACCGCGCCGGTGGTGGCGCTGTCGGTGGCACAGCAGCTGTGGGGCGACTTTTAA